In Clupea harengus chromosome 13, Ch_v2.0.2, whole genome shotgun sequence, one DNA window encodes the following:
- the LOC105890947 gene encoding uncharacterized protein LOC105890947 isoform X3, whose amino-acid sequence MSESFVRKIQPFTIGTKLSVPSVSKCPDFTESYLPSQALDNCKLRHNLNDHVSLFLGRAQVRSGNPRLVPQPPSPSSSSSSTTSSLSSTTTSLQTTTTTTTTTTTSQVNPGKHQQPSMAEEDHLNRNAISPTSAASRSIRKITISSSTEGNAPQADQGLGIPRLRFNPQVENNNNNNNITTTSNPQLPRIVGVSCENKPSSHFKVLLRKDSDEDKQNYSVRETRGKYQCVQQTPVFKALSPKRDLLKRESPLSESKDTPQGSKSTAIQNDHCFTQCNTLFNKEISQAEAWMKGKLRDLKDGCNIQRSPLTDWEEVSQTLQRDLKDFENTLIQLNQMGEQLMCKTNPTSDLVKKQLSQVRDQWQTLKQTAANQTKALGGARNLHEFNRKVDRLEAWIKDKQEEEQSLANLLGENIDKMQLTRRILDLKQDEQLYRSLHEEINHLALKLEKQGKTEGKNISTRKKHINKMWLKVQYLLKDFHENLQLALEVSSFYQQADNIMCAINNMRRNISASPCQASGGDGEIRDIASQIMMLDVTVSQLSNLHPSLAARVTQKQGEVKDCWALLQKAVRSEKPAPPSSQFAREDGDPATPSKEPQCSVGTPPHRLMGKEVKEEQNRLKGCAGGREPATTRAPTNSLDESSQNTGVSEVIQRPQTEAERKQRAEEMRVAVAGATGTREDHPQLHTQLQKFTVSADKTLSWLKDNVAMATQICYTVGSNSSFEAAKRCQAVLEQDILCNRARIELVKKEGRGLVKAHHPGSAKIEEFLGQLEVLWDELKKQHQRNVVVLQASEELNFRAVTVLQALGGLETWLEAVETSIRESSVAGDPESMSLAEHESCLLERELSARGLQLQALRLEADTLRTQRHLHTELLPARIQEVDRKYQSVQCALTQQSSELQDTRMLTEFLERVELEEGSTLGQPLHSEIDSEPSLLALPSGGGNVPLLESIGNPVEELREAVEMLNDTARKRGRSICQDQAIQDLLSQHATVSVRVEQRQQRAAELAEQVQARESEMAVRCEPERSGLEALREEQQQLQAECAELMEEVEAMEGLTTRLEELCPERLHMLGAEVQATLGAWRELGNRMEENQDRLRQFGQLRDFFRNYLAMISWTEDTRSYIFSESAKHQAKENQVPVAELLDLQIEQKFKEFDELSAAAKKLIDSEHHLTKMIKERMEELRSMLGWILVHWRAQKAQWKKRKRRSETKVDEDAIYTEATVCSSAQQADPEGPNTCDSAPHDRPGMVEGSATAPPSGLEDQTAEVQNTESGYEVMSSLSLRTGSDTTDRPSAAAADEKPNSHLLVLKEPGCPSPRGTVNLILSFNNTGDSQLQVQEPESKQVDRVSEPIHRPAEPHSSACKSFWKRCQGLFGSLKRKKEIYRRSAEEVSTYLHVMDNTAAPPVYESMSLPRLGSKAQASASSSSHSSSSSSSSTSYPAVTAICDDQAPQVSSVSFHTLPRGALSSSTTSTAAAASSIFSSLKMRSKKRKKKRDVRRHTIQKIMGVEHRVEGEEPPSPPPAEREPIIYDTHTWPLKERKKRKNAAKSAAVAGAEKPELTDYVKNPLLSDIDAECSGELRSVRPISQNPDPINRPSLPGNRVKGHCRFLSLGSVLSFDLPKDVGLIPCIPDVITIAPPESRRTEPKNPDPNEVRSMALSTFKLVRSPPARKEEEPGHNPPAETTLTIQCQGSQENHSEPADVADEDFPPPPSPVAVDLSRGPSQSDLTSLQLKRLSGVSWDKMAAELTHSENDQHTTDDHRSLPNLRDNGMQTQLSLSKNGTSSVTEAGASSTINTETPHVCPGVHTLIKDLIGHKYHRPSKSSGAQGGKESPVSVPQSHTSHMVLSFKASGSSNSCSRSGSGREDSVDSGHSSSGSFKSCTEAPGPETTDDSLPRRTVGRLRPVEAGGRSRVTSTTLDDPVHPDHQQFEEEEEELEDIWNQTNSYRQSVCSDIMYQGYQEQLSNTPPCQQREPSSKEQAVIYRKLVTASAPNLLVAEFRLPPSIQSLLGYGKEQCPKEVAPALGRRDRRSWAAFSHQDQSSKQATLVFNETASYPVRFPEMEDHRKYVYQYKEEEEENEEEVERQEGEEGEEVEVDTCCPKDLLSVHMGLDGPSGQAQHCTEDQGYMTITGGRCGTKNGQKPEFPSMEGTLERKHRLQPGGKKAPCRTWNTYHAILYRQTLSFYIDRKDTLRSSASSLPLNLAGAECVPVPEYSRKPNCFSLRLRDGSEYLLSASSRFMMKKWMLRIHANTGSEDAVPSLPMFSSCSLQDDSVNTNQIPSSICYCRGICHCSTRDDVTSCLQTRTGRPKEIVLLNRDGSRLPFWHQGKATDVSLSGSTSRAGHDEDAFDPLGMASLSRHSPLTQDWLSGSNKRRSHSFTSATYQRIRPVRLPPSGGSQDSSSNYSVTLFIGDQPSMCNNTERPQRTAFGSGLERPLDLPLRNYASLPRPRNKSVFKKFFSKKE is encoded by the exons ATGTCTGAAAGTTTTGTAAGGAAAATCCAGCCATTTACCATCGGGACCAAGCTCTCTGTGCCATCCGTATCAAAGTGCCCGGACTTCACAGAGAGCTACTTGCCGAGCCAGGCTCTGGACAACTGCAAGCTGCGGCACAATCTCAACGACCATGTGTCTCTTTTCCTGGGACGAGCCCAAGTGCGCTCTGGGAACCCACGGCTAGTGCCAcagccaccatcaccatcatcatcatcatcatcaacaacatcatCTTTGTCATCCACAACAACTTCACTacaaacgacgacgacaacaacaacaacaacaacaacaagtcaGGTAAACCCGGGCAAACATCAGCAACCGAGCATGGCTGAGGAGGACCATCTGAACAGAAACGCCATCTCCCCAACCTCAGCTGCCTCCAGATCCATTCGGAAGATTACTATCTCCAGCAGCACGGAGGGCAACGCACCCCAGGCAGACCAGGGACTAGGCATCCCACGGCTGAGATTCAACCCCCAggtagaaaacaacaacaataacaacaacatcacCACCACTTCCAACCCACAACTGCCTCGGATAGTGGGAGTGAGCTGTGAGAATAAGCCCAGCTCTCATTTCAAG GTTTTACTTCGAAAAGATTCTGATGAAGATAAACAGAACTACAGTGTTCGAGAAACAAGAGGGAAATACCAGTGTGTTCAACAG ACTCCAGTCTTTAAGGCCCTGTCGCCGAAAAGAGACCTTTTAAAGCGGGAGAGTCCTCTGAGCGAGAGCAAGGACACGCCACAGGGTTCGAAAAGCACAGCGATCCAGAACGACCACTGCTTCACCCAGTGCAATACCCTCTTCAACAAGGAGATATCTCAG GCTGAAGCGTGGATGAAGGGGAAGCTGAGGGACCTTAAGGACGGGTGTAACATCCAAAGATCCCCCCTCACAGACTGGGAGGAGGTGTCTCAAACCCTCCAAAGAGACCTCAAGGACTTCGAGAATACCCTCATTCAGCTGAACCAG ATGGGTGAACAGTTGATGTGTAAGACAAACCCTACCTCAGACCTGGTGAAGAAGCAGCTGAGTCAAGTGAGGGACCAGTGGCAGACGCTGAAGCAGACGGCAGCCAATCAGACCAAAGCTCTGGGGGGAGCCAGGAACCTGCATGAGTTCAACAGGAAAGTGGACCGTCTGGAGGCCTGGATCAAGGACAAG caggaagaggagcagTCGCTGGCCAATCTCCTCGGGGAGAACATTGACAAAATGCAGCTGACAAGGAGGATCTTAGATTTGAAACAG GATGAGCAGTTGTATCGCAGTCTCCATGAGGAAATCAATCACTTGGCACTGAAGCTGGAGAAACAAGGCAAGACTGAGGGAAAGAACATCTCTACTCGGAAGAAGCACATTAATAAAAT GTGGCTGAAGGTCCAGTATCTCCTCAAGGATTTTCATGAAAACCTGCAGCTTGCCCTGGAAGTCTCCTCCTTTTATCAACAGGCCGATAACATTATGTGTGCCATCAATAACATG CGGAGAAACATTTCTGCAAGTCCTTGTCAAGCAAGTGGCGGCGATGGAGAGATTCGAGATATTGCCAGTCAGATTATG ATGCTTGATGTGACTGTCTCTCAGCTGTCAAACCTCCACCCTTCCCTGGCAGCCAGAGTCACCCAGAAGCAGGGAGAGGTGAAAGACTGCTGGGCCCTGCTCCAAAAGGCTGTCAG GAGTGAGAAGCCAGCTCCCCCCAGCTCCCAATTCGCCAGGGAAGACGGTGACCCGGCGACTCCGTCCAAAGAGCCCCAGTGCAGCGTGGGAACGCCGCCGCACAGGCTCATGGGAAAGGAGGTGAAAGAGGAGCAGAACCGGCTCAAGGGATGTGCG GGTGGGAGAGAACCGGCGACCACCAGAGCACCGACGAACAGCCTTGACGAGAGCAGCCAGAACACCGGAGTGAGTGAAGTCATCCAGCGACCTCAGACAGAGGCGGAAAG GAAGCAGAGGGCTGAGGAAATGCGGGTTGCCGTGGCGGGGGCGACGGGGACAAGAGAGGACCACCCACAGCTCCACACGCAGCTCCAGAAATTTACCGTGTCCGCAGACAAG ACCCTGTCCTGGCTGAAGGACAATGTCGCCATGGCAACGCAGATCTGTTACACAGTGGGCTCCAACTCCAGCTTCGAGGCGGCCAAGAGGTGTCAGGCAGTCCTGGAGCAGGACATCCTGTGCAACAGAGCCAGGATAGAGCTGGTCAAGAAG GAGGGCCGTGGCCTGGTGAAAGCCCACCATCCAGGAAGCGCAAAGATCGAAGAGTTCCTGGGCCAGCTGGAGGtcctgtgggatgagctgaagaagCAGCATCAGAGGAACGTGGTGGTCCTGCAGGCCTCCGAGGAGCTCAACTTCAGG GCGGTGACGGTCCTTCAGGCTCTGGGTGGTCTAGAGACCTGGTTGGAGGCGGTGGAGACGTCCATCAGGGAGAGCTCAGTGGCAGGGGACCCTGAGTCCATGAGCCTGGCCGAGCACGAGAGCTGCCTCCTGGAGAGGGAGTTGTCCGCCCGCGGCCTCCAGCTGCAGGCCCTGAGACTTGAGGCGGACACCCTGCGCACCCAGAGGCACCTGCACACCGAGCTGCTACCTGCACGCATCCAGGAAGTAGATAGGAA ATACCAGAGTGTGCAGTGTGCGCTGACTCAGCAGAGCTCGGAGCTGCAGGACACGCGGATGCTCACCGAGTTCCTGGAGCgggtggagctggaggagggcaGCACCCTgggacag cctCTCCATAGTGAGATAGACTCAGAGCCGTCCCTGTTGGCCCTACCGTCCGGAGGAGGCAACGTGCCCTTGTTGGAGAGCATAGGAAACCCTGTGGAGGAGCTGCGGGAGGCCGTGGAGATGCTGAATGACACGGCCAGGAAACGAGGGCGCTCCATCTGCCAGGACCAGGCCATACAGGACCTACTGAGCCAG CATGCCACAGTGTCTGTGCGGGtggagcagcggcagcagcgggCGGCGGAGCTGGCGGAGCAGGTGCAGGCGAGGGAGAGCGAGATGGCTGTGAGGTGTGAGCCAGAGCGGAGTGGCCTGGAGGCCCTGcgggaggagcagcagcagctgcag GCCGAGTGTGCtgagctgatggaggaggtggaagcCATGGAGGGGCTGACCACTCGCCTGGAGGAGCTGTGCCCGGAGAGGCTGCACATGCTGGGGGCCGAGGTGCAGGCCACCCTGGGGGCCTGGAGGGAGCTGGGGAACCGCATGGAGGAGAACCAGGACCGACTGCGACAGTTTGGGCAGCTGCGGGACTTTTTCCGGAACTACCTGGCCATGAT ATCCTGGACGGAAGACACCCGCTCCTATATTTTCTCTGAGAGTGCCAAGCACCAGGCTAAAGAAAACCAGGTGCCTGTGGCCGAGCTGCTGGATCTGCAGATCGAACAGAAGTTTAAGGAATTTGATGAGCTTTCTGCCGCTGCCAAGAAACTCATTGACTCCGAACATCACTTGACCAAGATG ATcaaggagaggatggaggagctACGGAGCATGCTGGGGTGGATCCTCGTCCACTGGAGGGCTCAGAAAGCCCagtggaagaagaggaagaggaggagtgagacaAAAGTAGATGAAGATGCCATTTACACTGAAGCTACAGTCTGTTCATCAGCACAACAG GCGGACCCAGAGGGACCCAATACATGTGATTCCGCTCCCCACGACAGACCCGGAATGGTAGAGGGCTCAGCCACAGCTCCCCCTAGTGGCTTGGAGGACCAGACGGCAGAGGTTCAGAACACAGAGAGTGGCTACGAGGTGATGAGCAGCCTCAGTCTCAGGACCGGAAGTGACACCACTGACAGgccgtctgctgctgctgctgatgagaAGCCAAACTCCCATCTCCTGGTGCTGAAGGAGCCTGGCTGTCCCTCCCCGAGGGGCACGGTGAACCTTATCCTTAGCTTCAACAACACTGGAGACAGCCAGCTGCAGGTGCAGGAGCCTGAGTCCAAGCAGGTGGACAGAGTGTCTGAGCCCATACACAGG cctgccGAGCCTCACTCTTCTGCCTGTAAAAGCTTTTGGAAGCGCTGCCAGGGGCTATTTGGTAGTTTAaagcgaaagaaagagatttATCGTCGCAGTGCAGAAGAG GTGAGTACATACTTGCATGTTATGGACAACACTGCTGCGCCCCCTGTGTATGAGAGTATGTCACTGCCACGACTCGGCAGCAAAGCTCAAGCGtcggcctcctcttcctcccattcctcatcttcatcctcatcctccacctcGTACCCGGCCGTCACCGCCATCTGTGACGACCAGGCGCCTCAGGTGAGCAGCGTCTCTTTCCACACGCTCCCCAGGGGCGCCCTCAGTAGCAGCACCAccagcactgctgctgctgcctcctccaTCTTCAGTAGTCTCAAGATGAGgagcaagaagaggaagaagaagagggacgTGCGCAGGCACACCATCCAGAAGATCATGGGGGTGGAGCATCGGGTGGAAGGGGAGGAACCTCCGTCACCACCGCCCGCAGAGCGGGAGCCGATCATTTACGACACCCACACGTGGCcgctgaaggagaggaagaagaggaagaacgCGGCAAAGTCTGCTGCTGTGGCTGGTGCAGAGAAACCTGAGCTCACGGACTACGTGAAGAACCCGCTACTGAGTGACATCGATGCGGAATGCTCAGGGGAGCTCCGATCGGTTAGACCCATCAGCCAAAATCCAGACCCGATCAACAGACCTTCGTTGCCTGGCAACCGCGTGAAGGGCCATTGCAGATTCCTCTCTTTGGGCTCCGTCTTAAGCTTTGATCTTCCCAAGGACGTGGGTCTTATACCCTGCATACCAGACGTCATCACCATTGCGCCCCCAGAGTCCCGACGAACAGAGCCCAAAAACCCGGATCCCAATGAGGTCAGATCCATGGCCCTGAGCACCTTTAAGCTGGTCCGCTCGCCGCCTGCACGCAAAGAGGAGGAGCCCGGACACAATCCTCCGGCTGAAACAACTCTGACAATTCAATGTCAAGGGAGTCAGGAGAACCACTCAGAGCCTGCCGATGTTGCAGACGAGgactttcctcctcctccatcccccgTTGCTGTGGACCTAAGTAGGGGGCCCTCACAGAGCGACCTCACGAGCCTCCAGCTAAAGAGGCTCTCAGGGGTCTCATGGGACAAAATGGCTGCTGAATTGACTCACAGTGAAAACGATCAGCACACCACCGATGACCACCGAAGCCTACCCAACCTCAGAGACAATGGAATGCAAACCCAACTGTCACTCAGTAAGAATGGAACCAGCTCCGTGACAGAAGCCGGAGCCTCAAGTACCATCAACACGGAGACACCTCATGTGTGCCCCGGTGTCCACACTTTGATAAAGGACCTGATCGGACACAAGTATCACAGGCCATCAAAGTCCAGTGGCGCCCAGGGTGGAAAGGAGagccctgtgtctgtgcctcagaGCCACACTTCTCACATGGTCCTCAGCTTCAAAGCCAGTGGGAGCAGCAATAGCTGCAGCAGAAGTGGGAGCGGGAGGGAGGACTCGGTGGACTCGGGACACTCCAGCTCCGGAAGCTTTAAGTCCTGCACAGAGGCTCCTGGCCCAGAAACCACTGACGACTCCCTCCCACGAAGAACTGTTGGACGGCTGCGACCTGTGGAAGCAGGAGGCCGGTCCAGAGTCACCTCGACGACTTTGGATGACCCTGTGCATCCTGACCACCAGCAgtttgaggaggaagaggaagagctggAGGACATTTGGAACCAAACCAACAGCTACCGGCAGAGTGTCTGCTCAGACATTATGTACCAGGGCTATCAGGAACAGCTGTCCAATACGCCTCCATGCCAGCAGAGGGAGCCCTCTTCCAAAGAACAAGCGGTCATCTATAGAAAGCTGGTCACCGCCTCTGCCCCCAACCTACTGGTGGCTGAGTTCAGGCTGCCTCCCTCCATCCAGAGCCTGCTTGGCTATGGAAAAGAGCAGTGTCCCAAGGAAGTGGCCCCAGCACTCGGCAGGAGGGACCGCCGATCCTGGGCTGCCTTCTCCCACCAGGATCAGTCCAGCAAGCAGGCGACTTTAGTGTTTAATGAAACAGCGTCATATCCTGTCAGGTTCCCGGAGATGGAGGACCATCGTAAATATGTTTACCAGtataaagaggaggaggaggagaatgaagaggaggtggagaggcaggaaggggaggaaggagaggaggtggaagtGGACACATGTTGTCCAAAG GATCTTCTATCAGTTCACATGGGACTGGATGGACCCTCAGGACAGGCCCAGCATTGCACTGAGGATCAGGGATACATGACCATCACAGGAGGGCGCTGTGGCACCAAG AATGGACAGAAGCCTGAGTTTCCTTCCATGGAGGGCACACTAGAGAGGAAGCACAGGCTGCAGCCAGGAGGGAAGAAG GCACCATGTCGGACCTGGAACACATACCACGCTATCCTGTACCGACAGACGCTTAGCTTCTACATAGACAGAAAGGACACACTAAGG AGCTCAGCATCCAGCCTGCCATTAAACCTGGCAGGGGCTGAGTGTGTCCCAGTTCCTGAGTACTCCAGAAAGCCCAACTGCTTCAGCCTAAG GTTACGTGATGGCTCTGAGTACCTCCTGAGTGCATCCTCACGCTTCATGATGAAGAAGTGGATGCTGAGAATCCATGCAAACACAG GATCTGAAGATGCTGTCCCCTCCCTGCCAATGTTTTCCAGCTGCTCTCTACAGGATGACTCTGTGAACAC GAATCAAATCCCATCCTCCATCTGTTACTGTAGAGGCATATGTCACTGTTCGACCCGAGATGATGTCACCTCCTGCCTTCAGACAAGAACTGGGCGCCCAAAAGAGATTGTTCTTCTCAACAGAGACGGCTCTCGCCTCCCCTTTTGGCACCAGGGAAAAGCAACGGACGTCTCCCTCAGCGGCTCAACTTCACGTGCAGGCCATGATG AAGATGCCTTTGACCCCCTCGGCATGGCCTCTCTATCGAGGCAC